In Gemmatimonadota bacterium, the following proteins share a genomic window:
- a CDS encoding amidohydrolase family protein — translation MPAITLALQLLAITHVTLIDPDVSAVRRDMTIVVRGSHVEAVGASATTAVPAGARVIEGRGKYVIPGMWDMHVHADASGGRALLPLFVAAGVTGVRDMNGSLSRLRGWQREIAAGTLVGPRLVISGPYIIGRDLPPALGMPYLRASDEASATRGVDSLVALGVDFVKVHGFLTPTAYFAAARAARRKGITFAGHVTLPVTPLQASDSGQRSLEHLYAFLNECTPADSAVIARGIALQRYVMGECTSVSQQAMYARLARNRTWVTPTLTVQRMLSEMRVPIVPGDSTAQFYGDSLMLRLAMEMELPPTPPPGSVAAGEALFARRMALVGALHRAGVPILGGTDAPLAVGGPGAGIVGELELLVQSGLTPREALRTVTTEPARYLAADSLGTVARGKVADLVVLDADPLVQVTNLRRIHAVVANGRVFDAAAREALFQAARRAARPAGR, via the coding sequence ATGCCTGCCATCACGCTCGCGCTGCAGCTCCTCGCGATCACGCACGTCACGCTGATCGACCCCGATGTCTCGGCCGTGCGCCGCGACATGACGATCGTGGTGCGTGGGTCGCACGTCGAGGCGGTCGGCGCGAGTGCGACGACCGCCGTGCCTGCCGGGGCGCGAGTGATCGAGGGGCGCGGCAAGTACGTGATTCCCGGGATGTGGGACATGCACGTCCACGCCGACGCCAGCGGTGGGCGCGCGCTGCTGCCGCTGTTCGTCGCCGCCGGCGTCACCGGGGTGCGCGACATGAATGGCTCCCTGTCACGGCTGCGTGGGTGGCAGCGCGAGATCGCGGCCGGGACGCTCGTCGGGCCACGCCTGGTCATCTCCGGTCCGTACATCATCGGGCGCGACCTCCCGCCTGCGCTCGGGATGCCGTACCTGCGCGCGAGCGACGAGGCCAGCGCGACGCGGGGCGTCGACTCGCTGGTGGCGTTAGGCGTGGACTTCGTGAAGGTGCACGGCTTCCTCACGCCGACGGCGTACTTCGCCGCCGCCCGCGCGGCGCGACGCAAGGGCATCACCTTTGCCGGACACGTCACGCTGCCGGTGACGCCGCTCCAGGCATCGGACTCGGGGCAGCGCTCGCTCGAGCATCTCTACGCCTTCCTGAATGAGTGCACGCCCGCCGACTCGGCGGTGATCGCCCGCGGGATCGCGTTGCAGCGCTACGTGATGGGGGAGTGCACGTCGGTGTCGCAGCAAGCGATGTACGCCAGGCTGGCGCGCAACCGCACGTGGGTGACGCCCACGCTCACGGTGCAGCGCATGCTGTCGGAGATGCGCGTCCCGATCGTCCCGGGCGACAGCACCGCGCAGTTCTACGGCGACTCGTTGATGCTGCGGTTGGCGATGGAGATGGAGCTGCCGCCCACGCCGCCCCCGGGCTCGGTGGCCGCGGGTGAGGCGTTGTTCGCGCGGCGCATGGCGCTGGTCGGGGCGCTGCATCGCGCCGGCGTCCCGATCCTCGGCGGAACTGACGCACCGCTGGCGGTCGGCGGCCCGGGTGCGGGGATCGTCGGCGAGCTGGAGCTGCTGGTGCAGTCGGGACTCACCCCCCGTGAGGCGTTGCGCACCGTCACCACCGAACCGGCGCGTTACCTCGCCGCCGATTCGCTCGGCACGGTGGCGCGCGGGAAGGTGGCCGACCTGGTCGTGCTCGATGCCGACCCGCTGGTGCAGGTGACGAACCTGCGCCGCATCCACGCGGTCGTGGCCAACGGTCGTGTGTTCGATGCCGCGGCGCGCGAGGCCCTGTTCCAGGCGGCGCGGCGCGCGGCGCGTCCGGCGGGTCGTTGA
- a CDS encoding (Fe-S)-binding protein yields the protein MRVALFAPCFVDQLVPSAAIAAVRVLERLGVEVALPGGAACCGQPPANAGFAAAGEPALDRFVQTFAPYDYVVVLSGSCTVHVKGHAAALGPAGARVAARTIEFCTFLHDIVGLAAVRALGASCRERVAVHVGCHALRGLDLATPSELQRPAVDKVRALLETVDGLSFATLGRRDECCGFGGSFSVSEPAVSTRMGRDRLHDMRTHGATAIVSTDVSCVLHLQGIDRASGGALPMWHVAEVLARRGATDDATTAP from the coding sequence ATGCGAGTCGCCCTCTTCGCGCCCTGCTTCGTCGATCAGCTTGTTCCATCCGCGGCGATCGCCGCGGTGCGCGTGCTCGAACGACTCGGCGTGGAGGTCGCACTGCCCGGTGGCGCGGCGTGTTGCGGGCAACCCCCCGCCAACGCGGGGTTCGCCGCCGCCGGCGAGCCGGCGCTCGATCGATTCGTGCAGACGTTCGCACCGTACGATTACGTCGTCGTCCTGTCCGGCAGCTGCACGGTGCACGTGAAGGGCCACGCCGCGGCGCTCGGTCCCGCGGGAGCCCGCGTGGCGGCGCGCACCATCGAGTTCTGCACCTTCCTGCACGACATCGTTGGCCTTGCGGCGGTGCGTGCGCTCGGCGCCAGCTGTCGCGAGCGGGTCGCGGTGCACGTGGGCTGTCACGCGTTGCGCGGGCTCGACCTCGCGACGCCGAGCGAGCTGCAGCGCCCGGCGGTGGACAAGGTGCGCGCCTTGCTCGAGACCGTCGACGGCCTCTCCTTCGCGACGCTGGGCCGCCGCGATGAGTGTTGCGGCTTTGGCGGGAGCTTCAGCGTGAGTGAGCCCGCGGTCTCCACGCGCATGGGGCGAGATCGGCTGCACGACATGCGCACGCACGGCGCGACGGCGATCGTCTCCACGGACGTCTCGTGCGTGTTGCACCTGCAGGGGATCGATCGTGCGTCGGGCGGTGCGCTCCCCATGTGGCACGTGGCGGAGGTGCTGGCCCGCCGTGGGGCGACCGACGACGCCACGACTGCGCCATGA
- a CDS encoding lactate utilization protein, which produces MTPTHTEHRRLPIFDANGAVDHAAGAALFNADVERTGWHDGALWFVREKRDRAAATVPEWEALRDLASAIKTHTLSRLDEYLALFERRATARGITVHWARDAAEHNEIVHGILAARGARRMVKSKSMLTEECGLNDYLAARGIEVVDTDLGERIVQLRHEPPSHIVMPAIHLKKEEIGETFHEHLGTPAGLADPDVLTAAARVHLRERFLGADAALTGVNFGIAETGGIVVITNEGNADLGTALAPVHIASMGIEKLVPRAADLGVFLRLLARSATGQASSVYASHMHAPRPGQAMHVVLVDNGRSTQLGRADFWGSLKCIRCAACINTCPVYRRSGGYSYGSTVPGPIGSVLTPGLDLAKYAALPFASTLCGSCSAVCPVKVDLDAQLYRWRQQVVAAGHVSPAKGWFMRRLGGMLADPELLQLAGSAARVALRVLPSALARRLAGGWGATRALPEAPRGSFREWRRANRPGEP; this is translated from the coding sequence ATGACGCCGACCCACACGGAGCATCGCCGGCTCCCCATTTTCGACGCCAACGGCGCCGTGGACCACGCCGCGGGGGCCGCGCTGTTCAACGCCGACGTCGAGCGCACCGGGTGGCACGACGGCGCGCTCTGGTTCGTGCGCGAGAAGCGCGACCGTGCCGCCGCCACCGTCCCCGAGTGGGAGGCGCTGCGCGACCTCGCGTCGGCCATCAAGACGCACACGCTGTCGCGGCTGGACGAGTATCTCGCGCTGTTCGAGCGGCGGGCCACCGCGCGCGGGATCACGGTGCACTGGGCGCGTGACGCCGCCGAGCATAACGAGATCGTGCACGGGATCCTGGCGGCGCGCGGGGCGCGGCGCATGGTCAAGAGCAAGTCCATGCTGACCGAGGAGTGCGGGCTCAACGACTACCTGGCCGCGCGCGGGATCGAGGTCGTCGACACCGACCTGGGCGAGCGCATCGTGCAGCTGCGGCACGAGCCGCCGAGCCACATCGTGATGCCGGCCATCCACCTGAAGAAGGAGGAGATCGGCGAGACCTTCCACGAGCACCTGGGGACGCCGGCGGGGCTCGCCGATCCCGATGTGCTCACCGCGGCGGCCCGCGTGCACCTGCGCGAGCGCTTCCTGGGGGCGGACGCGGCGCTCACCGGGGTGAACTTCGGGATCGCGGAGACCGGTGGGATCGTCGTGATCACGAATGAAGGGAACGCCGACCTCGGAACGGCGCTGGCGCCGGTGCACATCGCCTCGATGGGGATCGAGAAGCTCGTGCCGCGCGCCGCGGACCTCGGCGTCTTCCTGCGATTGCTGGCACGGAGCGCCACCGGGCAGGCGAGCAGCGTGTACGCCTCGCACATGCACGCACCACGGCCCGGGCAGGCGATGCACGTGGTGCTGGTCGACAACGGGCGCAGCACGCAGTTGGGGCGCGCCGACTTCTGGGGATCGCTCAAGTGCATTCGGTGCGCGGCCTGCATCAACACGTGCCCGGTGTACCGGCGTTCCGGCGGGTACAGCTACGGCTCGACCGTTCCCGGTCCCATCGGGTCGGTGCTCACGCCGGGGCTCGACCTCGCGAAGTACGCCGCGCTCCCGTTTGCCAGCACGCTGTGCGGATCGTGCAGTGCGGTCTGCCCGGTCAAGGTCGACCTCGACGCGCAGCTCTATCGGTGGCGCCAGCAGGTGGTGGCGGCCGGGCACGTATCGCCGGCCAAGGGGTGGTTCATGCGACGACTGGGCGGGATGCTCGCCGATCCCGAGCTGTTGCAACTGGCGGGATCGGCCGCGCGCGTGGCGTTGCGTGTGCTGCCGTCGGCCCTAGCGCGTCGCCTGGCCGGGGGGTGGGGGGCGACGCGGGCACTGCCGGAGGCGCCGCGTGGCAGCTTCCGCGAGTGGCGCCGTGCCAACCGCCCCGGCGAGCCATGA
- a CDS encoding LUD domain-containing protein, with product MSARDDILRAVRAARGATFAGGEPPPLPALPAAPRVWGEAAVGLVEQFTAAALAAASNVVRITRAALPQVIEATAGVTPSAASGRVGDDLRVLSMVAAIPGTVALPDDPHALAQLDLFVCEGVIGVAENGAIWLPASQLGERAALVLATEVIVVLARSAIVPTMHAAYAAVDVSAEAFGVFLAGPSKTADIEQSLVIGAHGAKGLTVCLVDD from the coding sequence ATGAGCGCCCGCGACGACATCCTGCGCGCGGTGCGGGCGGCGCGCGGGGCGACCTTCGCCGGGGGCGAGCCGCCGCCGCTCCCCGCGCTGCCCGCTGCCCCGCGCGTGTGGGGGGAGGCGGCCGTGGGGTTGGTGGAGCAGTTCACGGCGGCGGCGTTGGCGGCCGCGTCGAACGTGGTGCGCATCACGCGCGCGGCACTGCCACAGGTGATCGAGGCGACGGCCGGAGTGACACCGTCAGCTGCATCGGGGCGTGTGGGCGATGATCTGCGCGTGCTGTCGATGGTGGCGGCGATCCCGGGGACGGTCGCACTCCCCGACGACCCGCACGCGCTGGCGCAGCTCGACCTCTTCGTTTGCGAAGGGGTGATCGGCGTGGCGGAGAACGGCGCGATCTGGCTGCCCGCCTCACAGCTCGGGGAGCGCGCGGCACTCGTGCTCGCCACCGAGGTGATCGTCGTTCTGGCGCGCTCCGCGATCGTCCCCACCATGCACGCGGCGTACGCCGCGGTCGACGTGAGTGCCGAGGCGTTCGGCGTCTTCCTCGCCGGGCCGTCGAAAACGGCCGACATCGAGCAGTCGTTGGTGATCGGCGCACACGGCGCCAAGGGGCTCACGGTCTGCCTGGTCGACGACTGA
- a CDS encoding threonine/serine dehydratase produces MTSPSPSPASGPPAASLVTLDAIREAQGAIAPYVHLTPVSTSTYLGSRAGARVVLKLELFQKTGSFKVRGVINTLRQLTPDERGRGVISLSAGNHAQALAWGAAQFGVHATIVMPATAVPSKVAATKGYGGDVIQTSGDLLATALELQRERGLTLIHPFDDPRVIAGQGTVGLEILAQVPDVGVVIVACGGGGLISGVAAAIKQLRPSVRVIGVEPTGGDVMTRSLAAGSPQRLPVLTTIADGLAAPFAGTRNLAHCQAFVDEWFVVPDEEIVDAMKVLMERCKLLPEAAGAAALVPLLTERLRLSPDATVVPIVCGGNVDLDRLKALL; encoded by the coding sequence ATGACCTCCCCCTCCCCATCCCCCGCCTCGGGCCCACCGGCCGCGTCGCTCGTCACGCTCGACGCCATTCGCGAGGCTCAAGGGGCCATCGCCCCCTACGTGCACCTCACCCCGGTCTCGACGTCGACCTACCTGGGGAGCCGAGCGGGGGCGCGCGTGGTGCTCAAGCTCGAACTCTTCCAGAAGACCGGATCGTTCAAGGTGCGTGGCGTGATCAACACGCTGCGGCAGCTCACGCCTGACGAGCGAGGGCGCGGCGTGATCTCGCTGTCGGCCGGGAACCACGCGCAGGCCCTGGCGTGGGGAGCCGCGCAGTTCGGCGTGCACGCGACCATCGTCATGCCGGCAACCGCGGTGCCGTCCAAGGTGGCGGCGACCAAGGGCTACGGCGGCGACGTGATCCAGACGTCGGGCGACCTCCTGGCGACCGCCCTTGAGCTGCAACGCGAGCGCGGACTCACGCTCATTCATCCGTTCGACGACCCGCGCGTGATCGCCGGCCAGGGGACGGTGGGGCTCGAGATCCTCGCGCAGGTCCCCGACGTGGGCGTCGTCATCGTCGCCTGCGGGGGAGGTGGCCTCATCTCCGGCGTGGCCGCCGCCATCAAGCAGCTGCGCCCATCCGTGCGCGTGATTGGTGTCGAACCCACGGGCGGCGACGTCATGACGCGCTCGCTCGCGGCCGGCTCGCCGCAGCGTTTGCCGGTGCTCACCACGATCGCCGATGGGCTCGCCGCCCCCTTTGCCGGGACGCGCAACCTCGCGCACTGCCAGGCCTTTGTCGACGAATGGTTCGTGGTGCCTGACGAGGAGATCGTCGACGCCATGAAGGTGCTGATGGAGCGCTGCAAGCTCCTCCCCGAAGCGGCAGGCGCCGCCGCCCTCGTCCCGCTGCTCACCGAGCGGCTGCGGCTGTCGCCAGATGCAACGGTCGTCCCGATTGTCTGCGGCGGGAACGTCGACCTGGATCGGCTCAAGGCCCTGTTGTAA
- a CDS encoding patatin-like phospholipase family protein, whose product MSHALTLRAGPDALRLVRERGLRAQDIDILPGASGGAKWLALAGLDRYLFGTLLAEPRTRPLHLIGSSIGSWRMACLAQRDPVAALARGHHAYIYEQRYSPKPSTAEVTRVLNRALDLILGPTGVDEILTHPWARVHIITAEGRGLAASERRLLLTAGIALAAAGNLVSRKSLALQMRRFIFHTAGDATPFRTLSDLPTEHRALTRENLRAALLASGSIPLLMDAVKIPGTPRGVHWDGGVLDYHLDLDFGPGEGLVLYPHFYSHVVPGWFDKSLTWRRARGDNFRRALLIAPSDDFVRTLPRGKIPDRKDFYAMDEATRLRTWQRVVDESVRLGDELAELQVTGRLAGRLEPW is encoded by the coding sequence ATGTCGCACGCCCTTACCCTCCGCGCAGGTCCCGACGCCCTCCGCCTCGTACGAGAGCGCGGATTGCGGGCGCAGGACATCGACATTCTCCCCGGGGCATCCGGGGGGGCCAAGTGGCTCGCCCTGGCGGGGCTCGATCGCTACTTGTTCGGGACGCTGCTGGCCGAACCGCGGACCCGTCCGCTCCACCTGATCGGATCGTCCATCGGCAGCTGGCGCATGGCCTGCCTCGCGCAGCGCGATCCGGTGGCGGCGCTCGCGCGCGGGCATCATGCCTACATCTACGAACAGCGCTACAGTCCCAAGCCGTCGACGGCCGAGGTGACGCGCGTCCTCAACCGGGCGCTCGACCTCATCCTCGGTCCCACTGGGGTCGACGAGATCCTGACGCATCCCTGGGCGCGCGTGCACATCATCACCGCCGAGGGGCGCGGGCTCGCGGCCAGCGAACGGCGCTTGCTGCTGACGGCGGGGATCGCGCTCGCGGCGGCGGGGAACCTCGTCAGCCGCAAGTCGCTGGCGCTGCAGATGCGGCGGTTCATCTTCCACACGGCTGGCGATGCGACCCCCTTTCGCACCCTGTCCGACCTCCCGACGGAGCACCGGGCGCTGACGCGCGAGAACCTGCGCGCCGCGTTGCTCGCGTCCGGGTCGATCCCGCTCCTGATGGATGCCGTGAAGATTCCCGGCACGCCGCGTGGGGTGCACTGGGACGGCGGCGTGCTCGACTACCATCTGGACCTCGACTTTGGTCCGGGCGAGGGGCTCGTGCTCTACCCGCACTTCTACAGCCACGTCGTCCCGGGGTGGTTCGACAAGTCGCTGACGTGGCGACGCGCTCGCGGCGACAACTTTCGCCGCGCCCTGCTCATCGCCCCGTCCGACGACTTCGTGCGCACGCTCCCGCGCGGCAAGATCCCCGACCGGAAGGACTTCTACGCCATGGACGAGGCGACGCGCCTGCGCACGTGGCAGCGCGTGGTGGACGAGAGCGTCCGCCTGGGCGACGAGCTCGCCGAGTTGCAGGTGACGGGCCGCCTCGCCGGTCGACTCGAGCCGTGGTGA
- a CDS encoding M20/M25/M40 family metallo-hydrolase: MRLARFVTTSALLAVASASSTPVAAQQPAPADSADPIATLVGQLDLERYKATIKGLTAFGDRRQGTARNRQALDWIEAQLKSYGCSPERLTYEFNPPPAQPRPAVAGAGQRPGGAPRVGAGGSRLRGNRARTGVNTDSLAQPDPRLRALNAEASTPGARQNVYCTKVGSTRPDEMYIVGAHMDGIGWGEAANDDGSGTALVMELARIFSMPGVTTERTIRFALWNNEETGLNGARAYVAQRQALQGKEEPAGSGKYPEPKWLGMIQHDMMLWDHGMPRADGTLNPEQRPEADVNVEFQSNSKMAKQSAELAWLFHAANEKYATDYPATVGPHMTNTDSGPFQDLIPAISLRENERGAHTGNGWNPHWHQPTDTYATFSDKDFRLGLNAAQTTLGALGQLAGVKVKR; this comes from the coding sequence ATGCGCCTCGCCCGCTTCGTCACCACGTCGGCGCTGCTCGCCGTCGCCTCCGCCTCCAGCACTCCAGTCGCCGCGCAGCAGCCCGCCCCGGCCGACTCCGCCGATCCCATCGCCACGCTGGTCGGCCAGCTCGATCTCGAGCGTTACAAGGCCACCATCAAGGGACTCACGGCGTTCGGCGACCGGCGCCAGGGGACCGCGCGCAATCGGCAGGCCCTCGATTGGATCGAGGCCCAGCTCAAGAGCTACGGCTGTAGCCCCGAGCGGCTCACGTACGAATTCAATCCGCCGCCGGCGCAGCCGCGGCCGGCCGTGGCGGGAGCGGGGCAGCGACCGGGAGGGGCGCCGAGGGTGGGGGCGGGTGGATCACGCCTGCGCGGCAACCGGGCGCGCACGGGGGTCAATACCGATTCGCTCGCGCAGCCCGACCCGCGCCTGCGGGCGCTCAACGCCGAGGCGAGCACGCCGGGGGCGAGACAAAACGTCTACTGCACCAAGGTGGGGAGCACGCGTCCCGACGAGATGTACATCGTGGGCGCGCACATGGACGGGATCGGCTGGGGCGAGGCCGCCAACGACGACGGCTCGGGGACCGCACTCGTGATGGAGTTGGCGCGCATCTTCTCCATGCCCGGCGTCACCACCGAGCGCACGATTCGCTTCGCCCTCTGGAACAACGAGGAGACGGGGCTCAACGGGGCGCGCGCGTACGTCGCCCAGCGTCAGGCGCTGCAGGGGAAGGAGGAGCCGGCGGGTTCGGGGAAGTACCCCGAGCCCAAGTGGCTGGGGATGATCCAGCACGACATGATGCTGTGGGACCACGGGATGCCGCGCGCCGACGGCACGCTCAATCCCGAGCAGCGCCCCGAAGCCGACGTCAACGTCGAGTTCCAGTCCAACTCGAAGATGGCGAAGCAGTCGGCGGAGCTGGCCTGGCTGTTCCACGCCGCCAACGAGAAGTACGCGACCGACTACCCGGCCACCGTCGGGCCGCACATGACCAACACCGACTCCGGGCCGTTCCAGGACCTCATCCCGGCCATCTCGCTGCGGGAGAACGAGCGCGGGGCGCACACCGGCAACGGCTGGAACCCGCACTGGCACCAGCCGACCGACACCTATGCCACCTTCAGCGACAAGGACTTCCGGCTGGGACTCAACGCCGCGCAGACCACGTTGGGGGCGCTGGGGCAGCTGGCGGGAGTGAAGGTCAAGCGTTAG
- a CDS encoding CHAT domain-containing protein: protein MLAPPATARLVAAEALHAAERGTLVAWADAWRTRLVRTPGDRLAVFAVATAERLAYDFRGADARLARLATAGAAGVADEITRQAQLARAAMDAVQGRHAATAPRLQVIEGGALAAGDTAGALDALLLRSAVALRLEGATPAQLLMARGDSLGWDRDPALAAASRCRWAAIRSRQGRRDEARRLARTGAALAADAGLRRQAAGCLFILATEFARSGLTDSLRATLVPAMDAQRAAGDLAGLAASSQWAGYYAITLGHFSAAQRYLADAWALAARAQVADVAAWTALNRAALALSFHDAAATRQWMHRADTLMRRLDDPTGRLEVARLLARHAEAVGDSAAARLRLQEAQRLADRVGEPQLRLSVVAARRVLAMRGGELDEAAALMREERALIERHGLDGWRVSLGAAEGELALRRGDSREARRLLTRALDGLHASQHHFRFYTEVQLALSHALDGDGRAAARVALEAGESMDRWRASLGDSTLRQYTVQAQRSSGWFHSMLAARLVALGETEVAFLLAERRRARELQDRLLLASAWGGDGGVPRVAPVVTATPSLAAMRRALPDARTAIVTLDLGEGGAPGLAFVLTADSLTAHVLPSHDVVAPTLRRLVAQLERGGAADADARRLGDWLLVPLLPRLARARVERLVFVPEGVLHRLPFDVLQLPDGRPLLAHYESAVVPSVAVLAQWRDAGDGAGRVGGAPRVVAVADPARGASGWRALELFSSSATAASLPPLPGARDEARRVQRAFPGATVLQGMGARERLVRAQLAGADVVHFATHAAVDEWSGARATLVLAPGDSAAGDDGALDAGEIAMLRLRAALVVLSACRTVGGEVVAGEGVRGLTGAFLQAGARRVVATAWRVDDRAVAPLMGDLYDALARGEAVGGALRSARLRAWQRGDGASVWGAFTLVGDPTGAVAPAGLRPARGVSGRPSAARE, encoded by the coding sequence ATGCTCGCGCCGCCCGCCACCGCGCGGCTCGTTGCGGCCGAGGCGCTGCACGCCGCCGAGCGAGGGACGCTCGTGGCGTGGGCCGACGCGTGGCGCACCCGGCTCGTGCGGACCCCGGGCGACCGACTGGCCGTCTTTGCCGTCGCGACCGCCGAGCGGCTCGCCTACGACTTCCGAGGGGCGGACGCGCGCCTCGCGCGCCTCGCCACGGCGGGTGCCGCCGGCGTGGCCGACGAGATCACCCGTCAGGCGCAACTCGCCCGCGCGGCGATGGACGCGGTCCAGGGACGGCACGCAGCGACTGCCCCGCGCCTGCAGGTCATCGAGGGCGGTGCACTGGCGGCGGGGGATACGGCGGGGGCGCTCGACGCCCTCCTCCTCCGCAGCGCCGTGGCCCTGCGACTCGAAGGGGCCACGCCGGCGCAGCTCCTCATGGCACGCGGCGACTCGTTAGGGTGGGACCGCGATCCCGCACTGGCCGCTGCTTCCCGCTGTCGCTGGGCGGCCATTCGCTCGCGCCAGGGGAGGCGCGACGAGGCACGCCGCCTGGCGCGCACGGGGGCGGCGCTCGCGGCCGATGCAGGGCTCCGTCGGCAGGCGGCCGGGTGCCTCTTCATCCTGGCGACCGAGTTCGCGCGCAGCGGCCTCACCGACTCGCTGCGCGCGACGCTCGTCCCAGCCATGGACGCGCAGCGGGCCGCAGGTGACCTGGCCGGACTCGCCGCCTCGAGCCAGTGGGCCGGCTACTACGCCATCACACTCGGCCACTTCAGCGCGGCGCAGCGCTACCTGGCCGACGCATGGGCGCTCGCGGCGCGCGCGCAGGTGGCCGACGTGGCGGCGTGGACCGCACTCAATCGCGCGGCGCTGGCGCTGTCGTTCCACGATGCGGCGGCCACGCGGCAGTGGATGCACCGGGCCGACACGCTCATGCGCCGCCTGGACGACCCGACCGGACGACTGGAGGTCGCGCGCCTCCTGGCCCGTCACGCCGAAGCGGTTGGCGACAGCGCCGCCGCGCGCCTGCGCCTGCAGGAGGCGCAGCGCCTGGCCGACCGTGTGGGCGAGCCCCAGTTGCGGCTGTCGGTGGTGGCGGCGCGACGCGTCCTTGCCATGCGCGGGGGGGAGCTGGACGAGGCCGCGGCGCTGATGCGCGAGGAGCGGGCGCTCATCGAGCGTCATGGCCTGGACGGATGGCGCGTGTCGTTAGGTGCAGCCGAGGGCGAGCTGGCACTGCGCCGCGGCGACTCGCGCGAGGCGCGCCGCCTCCTGACGCGCGCGCTCGACGGGCTGCACGCGAGCCAGCATCATTTTCGCTTCTACACGGAAGTGCAGCTCGCGCTATCGCACGCGCTCGATGGTGACGGGCGCGCCGCGGCGCGTGTGGCGCTCGAGGCGGGGGAGAGCATGGATCGCTGGCGCGCCTCGCTGGGCGACAGCACGCTCCGGCAGTACACGGTACAGGCACAACGCAGCAGTGGGTGGTTCCACTCCATGCTCGCCGCCCGGCTGGTCGCCCTTGGCGAGACCGAGGTGGCCTTCCTGCTCGCCGAGCGCCGACGGGCCCGCGAGCTGCAAGATCGCCTGCTGCTGGCCTCGGCCTGGGGGGGCGATGGTGGCGTGCCGAGGGTCGCCCCCGTCGTGACCGCCACGCCCTCGCTGGCCGCCATGCGGCGCGCCCTCCCCGACGCGCGGACGGCGATCGTCACCCTGGATCTCGGCGAGGGCGGGGCCCCCGGGCTCGCCTTCGTCCTCACTGCCGACTCGCTGACGGCGCACGTGTTGCCGTCGCACGACGTCGTCGCCCCCACGTTGCGGCGCCTCGTGGCGCAGCTCGAGCGGGGGGGCGCCGCCGATGCCGACGCGCGACGACTGGGCGACTGGCTCCTCGTGCCGCTCCTGCCGCGCCTGGCGCGCGCCAGGGTGGAGCGACTCGTGTTCGTCCCCGAGGGGGTGCTGCACCGCCTCCCGTTCGACGTGTTGCAGCTCCCGGACGGCCGGCCGCTGCTCGCACACTACGAGAGTGCCGTCGTCCCGTCGGTGGCGGTGCTGGCGCAGTGGCGCGACGCGGGCGATGGCGCAGGACGCGTCGGTGGCGCACCGCGGGTGGTGGCGGTGGCCGATCCCGCGCGCGGCGCCAGCGGCTGGCGCGCGCTGGAGCTCTTCTCGTCCTCCGCCACGGCGGCGTCGCTTCCCCCATTGCCGGGGGCCCGCGACGAGGCCCGCCGGGTGCAACGTGCCTTTCCCGGGGCGACCGTACTGCAGGGGATGGGGGCGCGCGAGCGCTTGGTCCGGGCACAGCTGGCAGGGGCCGATGTGGTGCACTTTGCCACCCACGCGGCGGTCGATGAATGGTCCGGCGCCCGCGCGACGCTCGTGCTTGCGCCTGGCGACAGCGCCGCCGGCGATGACGGCGCGCTCGACGCCGGCGAGATCGCCATGCTGCGCCTGCGGGCCGCGCTCGTCGTGCTGTCGGCCTGTCGCACCGTCGGCGGTGAAGTGGTGGCGGGAGAAGGGGTGCGCGGCCTCACTGGGGCCTTCCTGCAGGCCGGGGCCCGACGCGTGGTCGCCACCGCGTGGCGCGTGGACGATCGTGCGGTGGCGCCACTCATGGGCGACCTCTACGACGCCCTCGCCCGCGGAGAAGCTGTGGGCGGGGCCCTGCGCTCGGCGCGGCTGCGGGCGTGGCAGCGCGGCGATGGCGCGAGCGTGTGGGGGGCCTTCACGCTGGTAGGCGACCCGACCGGTGCCGTGGCACCTGCCGGTCTGCGTCCCGCCCGTGGAGTCAGCGGGCGTCCGTCAGCTGCACGCGAGTGA
- a CDS encoding sigma-70 family RNA polymerase sigma factor, translating into MLPPRLDATPMLDALLARLGRMVRAVGGRHALGADEIDALVQEVRIRIWRAHPESEEIERLPTSYVYRTAMAAAIDLLRQRRRHVERAAPLEEAGAVTAGSADAAVLAAELGAAIDRALASMVESRRVVVRMHLAGYGREEMVAMLGWPDGKVRNLLYRGMDDLRERLVRAGYRWPEER; encoded by the coding sequence ATGCTCCCCCCGCGGCTCGACGCCACCCCGATGCTCGACGCCCTCCTGGCCAGGCTGGGGCGAATGGTGCGCGCCGTGGGGGGGCGGCACGCTCTTGGGGCCGACGAGATCGATGCGCTCGTGCAGGAGGTCCGCATCCGGATCTGGCGCGCGCACCCCGAGAGTGAGGAGATCGAGCGGTTGCCGACGTCCTACGTATACCGGACGGCGATGGCGGCCGCGATCGACCTCCTGCGGCAACGGCGCCGGCATGTGGAGCGCGCCGCGCCGCTGGAGGAGGCGGGGGCGGTGACGGCGGGGAGCGCCGATGCGGCCGTGCTGGCCGCGGAGCTCGGGGCGGCGATCGACCGGGCACTGGCGTCGATGGTCGAATCGCGGCGTGTCGTCGTACGCATGCACCTGGCGGGGTACGGTCGCGAGGAGATGGTGGCGATGCTGGGGTGGCCCGACGGAAAAGTGCGGAACCTGTTGTACCGTGGGATGGACGACCTGCGCGAGCGCCTCGTGCGTGCAGGCTACCGTTGGCCGGAGGAGCGATGA